In Hemitrygon akajei chromosome 9, sHemAka1.3, whole genome shotgun sequence, the following are encoded in one genomic region:
- the LOC140732893 gene encoding uncharacterized protein encodes MAHQRVLTGERPFTCCECGKGFARSSHLQMHQRVHTGERPFTCSVCEKGFHQSSDLHRHQRVHTGEKPFTCSDCGKGFTRSSTLLSHQSVHTGEWRFTCSECGKGFTQSSELLAHQRVHSGERPFTCSECGKGFARSSLLQMHQRVHTGERPFTCSVCGKGFHQSSDLHRHQRFHTGEKPFTCPDCGKGFTRSSTLLAHQSVHTGERPFTCSECGKGFTWSSNLQRHQRVHTGKRLITCSDFGK; translated from the coding sequence tggggagaggccgttcacctgctgtgaatgtgggaagggattcgctcggtcatctcatctacagatgcaccagcgagttcacactggggagagaccatttacctgctcagtctgtgagaagggattccATCAATCATCCGATCTTCATAGAcaccagagagttcacactggggagaagccgttcacctgctcagactgtggaaaaggattcactcggtcatccacactactgtcacaccagtcagttcacactggggagtggcggttcacctgttcagaatgtgggaagggattcactcagtcatctgaactactggcacaccagcgagttcacagtggggagaggccattcacctgctcagagtgtgggaagggctTTGCTCGGTCAtctcttctacagatgcaccagcgagttcacactggggagagaccgttcacctgctctgtgtgtgggaagggattccatCAATCATCTGACCTTCATAGacatcagcgatttcacactggggagaagcctttcacctgtccagattgtggaaagggattcactcgatcatccacactattggcacaccagtcagttcacactggggagaggccattcacctgctcagaatgtgggaagggattcacttggtcatccaacctacagagacaccagcgagttcacactgggaagaggctgatcacctgctcagactttgggaagtga